The window TAGGGCTATGAGAATAGGCCTTATTTACAAATAGCCTCTCATTTGAACTGTAGTATTGAGTATTCCCCTCATTAAAAATTTCAGCTAAATCAGGTAAATACTCCTCAAATGCCTTTAAAATGCTTTTAGCTGACCAGATGAAAATACCTGCATTCCATACAAAATCTCCACTTTCTATAAACTTCTTAGCTAAGCCAATTTCTGGCTTTTCAGTAAAAGTTTTTACTTTCTTTATTGTAGCTGAATCTGGAATATATTGAATATATCCATAACCTGTTTCAGGTCTGTTTGGATGCATGCCCAATGTAATAAGCTGATCATTTTTAGAAGCACTATCTAAGGCTACTGCAACTGATTGTAGAAAAATATCCTCTTTTAATATTAAATGATCTGCAGGAGCAATTACCATATTCGCATCTGGATTTTTACTCGCTATTTTGTAGCTAGCGTATGCAATACAAGGAGCTGTATTTCTTTTATACGGTTCCAGTAATAATTGATCACTACCAATCCCTTTGATTTGGTCTTTTACGATTCCTTCATAATCCTTATTAGTAACTATAAAGATATTTTCTCTAGGAAACTTAGATAAAAACCTCTCATAAGTCATTTGAAGTAGCGTTTTTCCAACCCCTAGTATATCATGAAATTGTTTTGGTTTAGTAGATGTACTAACTGGCCATAAACGCGTACCTGTTCCGCCAGCCATTATAATTACATAATTATTATTGTTCATAGAGTTTATGGTTCTGAGATGAGCTAAAAATCAAAATAAGAGAAAAAACGAGTTGATTTTATAGCATCAGTAAGCTTAACGCTTAGACTGAAAAATAAGTTGTATCATGAAAATTCATGAGCTCAAAACTGCAAAATTATATATAAAAATTAAAAGTCAACTTGCGATACATATTTTTTAAATTCACTTTAAACAGAGTAAACCAATTATTACCCTTCGAAAATGATTATTTCGCGCATTACCTTACACTAAGATGAAATATAATATGACAGTTTTCGCTTATACTTTTTAATAATTTTTACTAAATTCAAAGTATCTCATAATTAGACATTAACTTTGAGATAACATTAGCAAATAGAAGAAAAAGTAAAGTTAAAATAAGCAATTTGTGCTAAAGAGATGATAGAAGAGCAAGAAGCTACTTTAAAACAAAAATTAAAAGAGGTATTTGGATATAATCAATTCAGAGGAAATCAGGAATTGATTATGCAAAATATAATAAAAGGCCATAATACTTTTGTTATTATGCCTACAGGAGCAGGTAAATCCCTTTGTTATCAATTACCTGCCATTGCCCAAGAAGGAACAGCATTAGTGGTTTCACCCCTGATTGCCCTAATGAAAAACCAAGTTGACACTTTGGTAGCCTTAGGTGTGAATGCGGCATTTTTAAATTCAACCCTAACAAAAACAGAAACTAAAAGGGTGAAAAAAGAAGTAATGAGTGGAGACTTAAAACTTCTTTATGTAGCACCCGAATCTTTAACGAAAGAAGAAAACGTTGAATTTCTTAAGCAAGCAAACATATCATTTGCTGCTATTGATGAGGCTCACTGTATTTCAGAATGGGGTCATGATTTCCGTCCAGAATACAGAAAGATTAAATCGATCCTTCAGCAGATTTCTAATATTCCAATAATTGCATTAACTGCAACCGCTACTCCAAAAGTGCAACTTGATATACAGAAGAATCTTAATATGGAGGAGGCTAATGTATTCAAATCTTCCTTCAACAGAGAAAATCTCTATTATGAAGTTCGCCCTAAAAATCAGGCGAAAAAGCAGCTTATAAGATTTTTGAATGAACGGAAAGGAAAATGTGGTGTAATCTATTGCCTTAGTAGAAAAAAGGTTGAAGAAATTGCAGAATTCCTGAATGTTAATGGCTTTAATGCAGCTCCATATCATGCTGGATTAGAAAGTGGTGCTAGAATGAAAAACCAGGACGACTTTCTAAATGAAGATGTTGACATCATTGTTGCTACAATTGCATTTGGAATGGGTATAGATAAACCTGACGTTCGTTTTGTAATTCATTATGACACTCCAAAATCAGTAGAAGGCTATTATCAAGAAACGGGTAGAGCTGGTAGAGATGGCTTAGTAGGTGATTGCTTAATGTTTTACAGCTATAACGATATCTTAAAGCTTGAAAAGTTTAATAAAGACAAGCCAGTAACAGAAAAAGAAAATGCAAAACTCTTATTAGAGGAAATGTCTTCTTATGCTGAATCATCAGTTTGTAGAAGAAAACAGTTACTTCATTATTTCGGTGAAGAATTTGGTGATTACTGTGGTAAATGTGATAATTGCTTACATCCTAAAGAGAAATTTGAAGCTAAGGAAGAAATGATAACAGTTTTAAAAACTGTAAAACTCACGAAAGAACGTTTCGGAATTAATCATTTAGTAAATGTAATAAGAGGCTCAAATGATCAATATGTTACCAGCTACGGACACAATGAGCTTGAAGTTCATGGAGTAGGCTCTGATAAAGATCTAGAGTTTTGGAAATCTGTAATCAGACAAACCATGCTTTATGGATACCTTGAAAAAGACATTGAAAATATTGGAGTCCTTAAATTAAATGATGCAGGAAAGAAATTTTTAGAAGCCCCTACTGATATTCAATTCACAGTTAATCATGTTTATACGGATGATGGAGACGAAGACCAAATAGAAAAAGAAACCGTTTCAGCCAATTCATTTGATGAAACATTATTTTCTCAATTAAAAGCTTTACGGAAGAAGGTTGCAAAGTCTAAAAATCTTCCTCCATATGTAATTTTCCAAGATCCATCTTTGGAAGAAATGGCTACAACCTACCCTACCACTCAGGATGAACTTGCAGCAGTGAATGGTGTAGGTTTAGGAAAAGTCAGAAAATTCGGAAAACCTTTTATGGAGCTTATAAAAGAGTATGTGGATGAAAATGACATTATAACAGCAGCAGATGTAATGGTGAAATCATCTGTTAACAAGTCAAAAATGAAAATCTTCATCATTCAGCAGGTTGATAAAAAAATCGACCTTGAAGAAATTGCTGAAATGAAAGACATATCCTTTGAGGAGTTGATAGATGAAATTGAACTAATCTGCTATTCAGGTACAACCTTAAATCTGGATTATTACTTAAATCAAATCATTGATGATGAAAAGCAAGAAGAAATTATGGATTATTTCTTGTCTTCAGAATCAGACAGCATAGATGATGCAATGGATGAGTTTGAAGATGAATTCAGTGAAGAAGATTTAAGGCTGATGAGAATTAAGTTTTTATCAACTTACGCAAACTAATTGCTGTCCTAGTTAAATCTGGGACATTTTTTTCATTAGTTTTACTATTAAAATCTCATCCATAATAGGATGACTAAATTAGAACAAAATAGATGAATATATTAGTACTAGGCTCTGGAGGCAGAGAATATGTTTTTACTGAAAAAATTAAGGAAAGCGAGAACTGCGGGAATTTGTTTGTAGCACCAGGTAATGCGGGAACTGCTCAAATTGCTAAAAATATTGATATTAACCCCACCGACTTTGATAATATTGCTGATTTCTGCTTGAAAGAAAATATATCTATGGTAGTTGTAGGACCTGAGGCTCCATTAGTAGCAGGAATTACGGATTACTTTTCTGAAAAAGAAGAATTAAGGAATATCCAAGTAATAGGACCAGGAAAAGAAGGTGCTAATTTGGAGGGGAGTAAAGAATTTGCAAAAAGCTTTATGCAAAGACATAATATCCCAACAGCAGCTTATGCAAGTTTCGAACAAGCTACCTTATCAGAAGGACTCAATTACTTAAAATCTTTAAATCCACCATACGTACTGAAAGCAGATGGACTTGCAGGTGGAAAAGGAGTGGTAATCTGTGAGAATTTAAAAACTGCTGAAAAAACTTTAACAGAAATGCTTCAGGACAAAAAATTCGGTGAAGCTAGCAGTAAAGTAGTTATTGAGGAATTCCTGAATGGTATAGAATTATCCGTATTCGTTTTAACTGATGGCAAAAATTATAAAGTTTTACCAGCTGCTAAAGATTACAAAAGAATAGGAGAAGGTGATACTGGCCTAAATACTGGAGGAATGGGAGCTATTTCGCCAGTGAAATTTGCTGATGCTGATTTCATGCAAAAAGTAGAATCTAAAATCATAAACCCTACAATAAAAGGCTTAAAGAAAGATAAAATTAATTATCAAGGTTTTATTTTTATTGGCTTAATGAATGTGGCAGGCGAACCTTATGTTATTGAATATAATGTAAGAATGGGAGATCCTGAAACCCAGGTAGTATTAGCCAGATTAGAAAGTGATCTTTTGAAGTCATTTGAAAGTTTAAGATCTAAATCACTACATAAGGAAGAATTTAAAATAAGTGATAATACAGCAGCAACTGTTGTATTAGTAGCAGGAGGATATCCTGAAAGTTATCAAAAAGGCAAAGTCATAAAGGGACTTAATGAAGTTGAAAATGCTAAAGTTTTCCATGCAGGCACCTCTTCTAAAGATGGAGAAGTAGTAACAGCGGGTGGAAGAGTATTAGCCATTACAGGCATGGGTGAAGATTTAAAATCAGCCCTAAAGAAGGCCTATGATGGTGCTAATAAAGTTTGCTGGGATGACATTTATTACAGAAAAGATATTGGCCAAGATTTATTGGCTCTAGAATAGAGATTAATGAATATCCCTCTACTTGTCTTTTGAGGAAAAGGTATTCAGAATAATCAATGTATAACACTGCATTAAGCAGTTAAAAATAAAATATAGTATGGGATGCTCATCATGTGGTACTAAAAATAAAGAAGGAGCCACTAGTGGTTGCCAGAACAATGGAGGTTGTAGCACGGGAGGATGTAATAAAATGAATTCTTTCGATTGGTTGTCCAATATGGATTTCCCTAATTATGATAACTTCGATGTAGTTGAAGTTAAATTTAAGGGTGGTAGAAAAGAATTCTTTAGGAATATACATAATCTTGACTTAGTAACAGGCGATCCAGTGGTGGTGGATGTCCCAAATGGACACCACATTGGTTATATTTCTATGCAAGGCGAGTTAGTACGCTTACAAATGCAGAAGAAAAAAGTTAAGAATGATGATGAAATAAAAGCCGTTTACCGTGTTGCTACTGATAAAGACCTTGAAAAATGGTATGAAGTCCAGAACAGGGAAATGCCTACTATGTACAAGGCAAGAGAAGTTATTCAAGAGCTTAAATTAAAAATGAAGCTCTCTGATGTTGAATATCAAGCTGATAATTCGAAAGCAACCTTCTTTTACTCAGCTGAAGAAAGAGTTGATTTCCGTGAATTAATCAAAAAACTTGCTAGCGAATTCAAAATCAGAGTTGAGATGAGACAAATCTCCTTACGTCAGGAAGCTGGCAGATTAGGGGGTATTGGAAGTTGTGGAAGAGAATTATGTTGTAGCACTTGGCTTACAGACTTTAAAAGTGTTTCTACTAGCGCAGCCAGATATCAAAACCTGTCTTTAAACCCAAGTAAGTTATCTGGTCAATGCGGAAGGCTTAAATGTTGTCTTAATTATGAGCTAGATACCTATATGGATGCATTAAGTAACATCCCTGAGGTGGAAAAGCCAATTCAAACTAAAAAAGGCACTTTGACTCTTCAGAAGACTGACATATTCAGGAAAATTATGTGGTTTAGTTATTCTGAAGACAATATTTGGCATCCTGTAAAAGTAGAAAGGGTAAGCGAAATTATTGCACTGAATAAACAAGGTGAAAAACCAGACACTTTGATGGAAGACGTGCTTGAAATTGAAGACTCAGTGCAGATTAATAGCGATTTAATAAAACTAGACCGGAAGTTTACAAAGCCCAAAAAGAAAAAGAAGAAAAGCGGAAAATTCAGACCAAATAAGGTGAAAGCTGTAGAAAAGACTATAAACCAAACCAATAAAGACAAGTCTCAAGCGAAACCTAAAAAACATAAAAACAAGAAAAAGTTTAATAAAAACAGAAACCCACAAAATAAAAATAAGAAAGATTGATGAGGTTTATTTATATTATTTCAGCCATAATATTATTCACTTCGGCTTGTACTGAAGATAGATATTTTGAGGAAAATATTGATTTCACCGACAGAAGTTGGAATATGCAGGATTCCGTTCTATTTCAATTTGAAATTGACAGTATAGAACTCCCCTACAGAGTTAAACTCAATTTAAGAAACACAATGGATTATCCCTACAGGAATATATATGTCCAATATTATCTAAAAGATTCAAGTGAAATTCTAAATGAAAATCTTCAAAATATAAAGCTATTTGAAGCCAAAACAGGAAAACCTTTTGGTGATAGACAAAGTGAAATATATTCCCATCAATTATTAATTCAGGATTCCGTTTATTTCCCCAAAAAAGGAAAATATACTATTCAACTAGAGCAATATATGCGTGAAAAAGAATTAGAAGGAATAGTTTCTGCGGGAATTAAGATTGAGCAATTAAAATAATTTGATTGCTTTATCTTTATTATATTTAATACTCGATTATCCTTTCAGAGTTTTATACTTTTCAAATTCTTCCAAAATTCTGGAAGCAATTTCATAATCACTAGATCGTTGAACAAAGGCTTCATCCAAATCAAGATATTGAATAAAATCTGTTAACTCATCTCCTTTTAAACCGGTTAAATCTTGAACTAATCCAGAATTATACTTTTTACTATTTTGAATAGCATTACCCTGATTGGCAACTGTCTGGTAATACTTTAGCTTTTCTTTATGAGACTTACTTAATTTCTTTACTATAAAGGAAATGGGTTTATTAATAGCATAGCCAAGTGAATTAGTATAGCTAGGGTCATAATTTTTAGGAATTTTTGACATAGGTTTATTAGGTTTCATTCCATATGGTACAAAAGCATCATCCTCAACAACTCCCATATCTACAATTTTCCTACGAAAATCTGATTCTGTTTCAGGCATATTACTGACCCTTACCTCATCTAATTGAATATTTGCTTCGCTTAATACAATTTTCAAATATTTCTGATCCCCTACAATTAATTGCTTTGTATTATAATTGATATTTGAAACTACTAAAGTATCTCCTTTATTAACAGCTAATTTGAATTCTCCTACATCAGTTGAGATTGCCATTATATTTGCACTAATATTCACAATGTGGGCTCCTGAGATAGCTTCACCAGATTCGGATAAAACGATACCATTATGATCTTGAGCAGTAATTGCCGTAGAAAAACTAAATAACAATATGAAAAGTAAACTTAATCGCATTAACTCTAAAAACGTATTTAATTTAAGACTATTATATAAATTAAATTCAAAATGTAAAATCCTAATCCTTAAACTTTTCTAATTTATATTCCTTAAACGAATTAATTATCAATAAGGTAATTTCGTAATCTGAAGCTTCCAAAATATATTTGTTATTAAGATTTAAATAACTCATAAAGTCCATTAAATCTTCACCTTCCAAAGCTGTCAGTTTATGGATTAGTTCCTTATTATATTTTTTATCAATTATAATACGATCATCAGATGTGGCCTTTAACTCATAGTATTCCATTTTAGATTGGTATTTTTTATCGAACCTCTTTCTAAAATAAGACAATGGAAGTGTAAATGAGGGATTAAAATCTTCATCAGCCCCAAACTCTAAACCGGACTCTTTCTCGAATTGCTTTGGTATCTCTCCCATCGGCTTAGCAGGTGTTACTCCGAATGGGATGAATTTTTCATCAGTTTTTACTTCTGTTTTTAATATTTTCCTTTTAAAAGCAAATTCATCATTAGGTAAATTATAAACTTTAATTTCATCTAGTTGAGTAACTTCTTCATCTAGCTCAATATTTTGAAAGGATAATTGTTTTACAACAACTAATTTAGATTGATAGGATATGTGAGAGATAATTAAAGTATCACCAATTGAAGCCTCAATTTTAAACTTCCCCTCCTTAGTTGAAATAGACTGTGTATTGGTATTTATATTTCTTAAATGGGCACCAAATATTGAAGAATAATTATCAGCATCATAAACTAAACCTGAAATCTGACTTTGACTAAGTACAACTTGACTAAAAATTAAGATTAGGTTGATAGTAAAAAAGATACGCATGTAACTGCAAACGCATCTCTTATGTTATTATTACTCACTTGACCTATCCAGTAATCGTTTATCTATAGTTTTGGTGGTTTTTGCACCCAACTCTCTCAAGATTTCTGTCCTTCTGATAAGATTCCCTTTACCCTCATATAGCTTCTTCATAGCATCAGAATAACTATTTTGAGTAGTTTTAAGATTATTACCCACTTTTAGTAAATCATCTGTGAAATTAGTAAACTTATCATATAAGGCTCCTGCCTGAGTAGCAATTTCTATCGCATTTTTATTTTGAAGATCCTGTTTCCAGATATAGGATATAGTTCTCAATGTGGCCATCAATGTGGTTGTACTAACCAATACGATATTCCTATCTAATGCTTTTTCATATAAACTGTGGTCTTCTTTTAAAGCAATAGTTAAAGCAGGTTCATTTGCAATAAACATTAGTACATAATCAGGTTGATTGATATCATATAAGTTTTGATAGTTCTTATCTCCTAATGTTTTGATATGGGTATTAATGCTATCTAAATGATTTTTAAGAAACCTAGCTCTTTGAGTATCATCATCAGCATCAAAATAATTACTATAAGCCGTTAAGGATACTTTTGAATCCAATACCAAATACTTATCATCTGGCATTTTAATGATATAATCTAGCCTTTGGTTGGAGCCTTCTTCATTTTTATAGTTTTTCTCTTTTTCATAATGAACATCCTTTTGAAGTCCAACTTTTTCTAAAATAGCTTCCAGTTGCATCTCACCCCAATTACCTTGAGATTTTGAATCACCCTTTAATGCTTTAGTTAAATTTTCAGCTTCTTTTGTAATCTGCTGGTTCAATTCTTTCAAAGAAGATATTTGTTCTTTAAGTGCACTGTTCCAAACTAAGCTGTCTTTATTACTTTTCTCAACCTTCTCTTCAAACTTTTCAATACGTTCTTTTAGTGGATTTAATAGCTCTCCTAAATTCGTTTTATTCTGATCTGTGAATTTCTTGCTCTTCTCTTCAAAAATTTCTTGAGCTAGATTTTTAAACTCATTTTTAAATTGTTGTTGTAGTTCAGCTAGTTCAGCTTTATGTTCATCTAACTTAATTTTAAGATTTTTATAATCTGATTCAACAGTGGATAATTGTCTATTTAACTGTACATTTTTTTCTCTTTCTTTGCTATGAGCATCTTTTTCTTCTTTTAATTCAGCGTATAAGTTCTCTTTTTGGCTCATGGCAACGGAAAGATCCGTTTGCAGCTTTTGTTTTTCATTATTTATCTGATCAATTTCAGCACTATTATTATTTTGGGATTTTAGGATAAAGTAAGCTAATACTCCTCCAATTACTAAACCAATTACAACTGCAATAATTTCCATAAGAATCCTAAGCTAGATTTCAATAACAAAATTAAGTATTCCAATTAAATGACCAGTGTGAAAATAAATTAAAAGACAAAAAAAAAGCCGGATAAACCGGCTTTTCTATATCATGATATTTTCAATTAATTCAATACAAAACGGATAGGTATAACTCGCTGAGAACGAACTGCTCTACCTCTTTGTCTACCTGGCGTCCATTTTGGAGAGTTTTTCACCACTTCCACGGCTACTTCATCACAACCTCCACCAATTCCTTTAACGGCAGTAACGTCTGTTAATGAACCATCTCTCTCGATCACGAACTGAACGTAAACTACACCTTCAATACCCATACGCTGTGCTTGTCTTGGATATTTATCGGCAAGTTCGTTACCTACATAATCGTAGAAAGCTTGAATACCACCTTGAGGCTCCGCTTGTTGCTCAACAATCTGGAATACCTTATCAACTTCTTCCTCTTCACCTTCTTCTTCGAAAACGAGATCTTCAATAACTGTCTCTTCAGTCATATCCATATCCAAGTCTAATTCGATATCTTCTTCAATCTCTTCCTCATCAGGAATCTCGATGATTTCAGGAAGCTTTACTTTTGGTGGCGGTGGGGGTGGCTGCTCCGTTGGTGGAATCTCCATGATTTCCTCCATGTCATCATCAACCGTACCTAAATCCATGGCCGGCCCTTCATCGTAAAATTTGTACTCGAAAGCAAAAAACACCAAGGAAATGGAAATAACCAATCCTATATTCAAAAAAAGCGTTGACTTTTTGTTGATGTCTGCTCCCGGATTCTTTTTAAGTTCCATAATTAAACATCGTTTAGATAGTAAAACTATTATTTAATGATTTAAATTCAAATTATACTCTTAATCTTTTCGAATAATTTCAAATTAAATTTTATAAATCAGATAAAATACAAACCATCCTGCAAAAACTCCAACTGAGTTTGCCATTATATCTGTAAACTCCAAACCTCTTTCAGGAATTAAAGTTTGACCTAATTCAATTATCAATCCGTATAAAAAGCTAATACCTGTTGCCAGTATTTCAGCATTATAACGAAAATACAAAAAGGTATATTGTTTGGAAAACCCTAGAATAAAAAGGAAGGTCAGTAATGCAAAAACAATAAAATGAGCAATCTTATCGAAGCTAAGAACATCCCATATATTAGTTAGTGGCATTGACTCCCCTGGCGTTAAACCGATCAATAGTATGAGTAAAAACCAAATAATCCCAAACAGATTATACCTTAAAAACATCCTTACTCTCCAATTAATTCTTTATAATCAGCTGCTGATAATAAAGAATCAACTTGTGATGCGTCAGAAAGCTTTACTTTAATCATCCATCCTTTTTCATATGGGTCTTCATTTACTGATTCTGGTGCATCTTCCAACTCTTCGTTGAATTCTAATACAGTTCCTTCAACTGGCATAAATAAATCAGAAACAGTTTTTACTGCTTCAACTGTACCAAATACTTCACCTTCACCAAGTTCGTCATCTATAGTTTCAACTTCTACATATACAATGTCACCAAGTTCTCTTTGTGCAAAATCAGTAATGCCAATAATAGCAGTATCACCTTCCACTTTAACCCATTCGTGATCTTTGGTGTATTTCAGATTTTCAGGTATGTTCATCCGTTAAATATTTAAATGATTATTAATTAATGTTTCTCAAAATTACACTCTTTTTTCGGATGCAAAAATAATTATTGCAATCCAAATCGAACTTGTACACCAAAGGAGGTATTTGTGGTTGGAAATGAGTTTTGAACCCTCGGTTCATTGAAATTTCTTTGAAAATAAAAATTCAAATTCAATCTATCATTCACTGTATAATTTACCGTTGGTCTTAATTGGAAATTAATTGTACCGTCTACCAATACATTTCGACCATCGTCTAATGTTCTTTGAACTACTTCGGTATCTCTGACAGTAACACTTAATTGCATTGTTAAGTCATTATCAAGAGAAACCGTTCTGCCACGTACTTTGAAAGGTAATGTGAAATTTGGATCTGTAAAGCCTATATCTATTACTATATCATTGCTTTTTTGATCTGTTATTTGAGAAGTTTCTGTACTTAAAGCTACATTTCTCTCCTTTTTGTATTCAAATTTAGCTGTCAGCCTTCCTGAACTTCTCATGCTCACTCCTATTAATGGAGAAAATCTTTCTGAAATTAGAACTTGGCCAATAGTATAAACGGGCAAATAAAATCCGCTATCTGATACTGCTGATGGTAATGGGTAATTATTTTCAATGTTATTACTTAAGTTAAGCTCTTGTTCATCCCCATAAAATGCATTATTAATAAAATTGTTAATGGTTAAAGTAGATACATAAGCATGACTAAGACTTATACTTGGAAAAACCTCTTTAATCGCTTTAATATTTGATAGGCCCTTATAGTCTACTCTCCAATTTGGCAGTGGTAACCGTGGAAACGGATTGGTCTCTATTTCTGAAGCTCCTACTCCTGTGTAAGCAGCCAAAAAAGAAGGAATCAAAATATCCTGATGATTTAATTGATACTCTCCACCATTTTGATTCGCGCTTGATAATCTTTGCCTTAAAACTTCCCTGTTTTCTCTTACTTGTTCAAATAATGGAGAATTATCTACCTCAGTTCTTACAAAAGCAGTATTGATCATATTGTAGCTCATTACAAAATTTCCACTTCTTGTTGGCGTAAGATTTACAAAAGCATCTGCATCATCACTAAATCTAAATAACTCACTGTAATTCTCATTAAGCGTTCTATTTACATCTAATTGGACACTTAAATCTTTTGCCGGTTCTAAGGTAGCCTTAATATCTAGCGTCTTTACAATAGACTGAGTGTAAAAATTAGACTGGGAATTTGATCTTGCTAACCAGTCATTTTCTGCAGCTCTAAATCGTATAGTAGGATCCTGACTTCCTAATATAAATGGTATTCCAGGAGCCGTTAAAGATGAATCTAACCCGAATAAATATGCTCTGTTTCTAAAGCCAGGTAACAATGTACCGCCACGTTCCGAATAGCTTCCAGTAATATTCTTAACTGACATTAATAATTTCAATAAGCCTTTAACAATGGGGGCCCCGGGTTTATTCCAAGTTGTATCTGGCTGATTCGCTCTTCTACGCGGAGGATTATTTATGCTATTCAGGATTTTAACTTTATTGTAAAGCTTATTCATATCTAACCTAGAGTTCAATCCCCATTCACTGCTATTTTGTATGATATGTCCTAAAGTATCAATTTGATTTAAAGATCCAGATGTCCAGTTGAAATCAACTTTATA is drawn from Marivirga arenosa and contains these coding sequences:
- the gcvH gene encoding glycine cleavage system protein GcvH: MNIPENLKYTKDHEWVKVEGDTAIIGITDFAQRELGDIVYVEVETIDDELGEGEVFGTVEAVKTVSDLFMPVEGTVLEFNEELEDAPESVNEDPYEKGWMIKVKLSDASQVDSLLSAADYKELIGE
- a CDS encoding VanZ family protein, which translates into the protein MPLTNIWDVLSFDKIAHFIVFALLTFLFILGFSKQYTFLYFRYNAEILATGISFLYGLIIELGQTLIPERGLEFTDIMANSVGVFAGWFVFYLIYKI
- the rmuC gene encoding DNA recombination protein RmuC produces the protein MEIIAVVIGLVIGGVLAYFILKSQNNNSAEIDQINNEKQKLQTDLSVAMSQKENLYAELKEEKDAHSKEREKNVQLNRQLSTVESDYKNLKIKLDEHKAELAELQQQFKNEFKNLAQEIFEEKSKKFTDQNKTNLGELLNPLKERIEKFEEKVEKSNKDSLVWNSALKEQISSLKELNQQITKEAENLTKALKGDSKSQGNWGEMQLEAILEKVGLQKDVHYEKEKNYKNEEGSNQRLDYIIKMPDDKYLVLDSKVSLTAYSNYFDADDDTQRARFLKNHLDSINTHIKTLGDKNYQNLYDINQPDYVLMFIANEPALTIALKEDHSLYEKALDRNIVLVSTTTLMATLRTISYIWKQDLQNKNAIEIATQAGALYDKFTNFTDDLLKVGNNLKTTQNSYSDAMKKLYEGKGNLIRRTEILRELGAKTTKTIDKRLLDRSSE
- a CDS encoding energy transducer TonB yields the protein MELKKNPGADINKKSTLFLNIGLVISISLVFFAFEYKFYDEGPAMDLGTVDDDMEEIMEIPPTEQPPPPPPKVKLPEIIEIPDEEEIEEDIELDLDMDMTEETVIEDLVFEEEGEEEEVDKVFQIVEQQAEPQGGIQAFYDYVGNELADKYPRQAQRMGIEGVVYVQFVIERDGSLTDVTAVKGIGGGCDEVAVEVVKNSPKWTPGRQRGRAVRSQRVIPIRFVLN